A region of the Aphelocoma coerulescens isolate FSJ_1873_10779 chromosome 1, UR_Acoe_1.0, whole genome shotgun sequence genome:
GCTGCCTCTCCCGGTAGCACGTGTCACTCCAGAGCCTCCTGGCCACCCTGACACAACCTGAGCCTATTCATAGCACTGTCCCTCCTGATGCACCCAAGGACATTTGCCTACAGGAGGGTTTAAATCTTGAAGTGATTGCTGGCTGCCTGTTGGGATTTTCTGCCAGCTTAGCCGCTGCAGAGTGTGGTGGCTTGGCTGGGTCACTGGAAAATCCCAAAAGGCCTCAGGATGACAAAAGAATATGTCCTTAGTTCCAGCTGCCAGGGAAAGACAAATGTCCAGTCATAACTGCTCTGCCCAGACTTGTTTGTTGACCATGTCACCAGGAGAAACCCGCAACCAGAAGGTCTGTGACAGCTGAGAGATGTGGCAGGGCAGGGGTTCCCCTGTGTGGTTATCGTGTGTAGCACACGCTGCTGTCATGCACGCCCCTATTGGGGGGTTTTCTTTGCAGGCCAATCTGGCttttgctccagctgctctgctgccgggagtgtctcccaaaagccctggGTTGAAAGTCCTGGTTTCTCCGTTCAGCACGCCTCCCTCAACGCCCACCAGCCCAGGGGCTCAGTCCCAGCCCAGTGAGACGCCAGTCAGCTTTGATCAGCCCCCAGAAAGCACTCAGCTGCAGTTCTACAACAAGGTAGGAGATGTGTGCTAGGATTTCTCCATTCCATAAGGCTTGCTTATTGCTTGGggatgaagaggaagaggaggctgagcCCTCAGTCCTGCTGTAAGAGTATGCATTTGAGGCCAAGAGAGAAGATCTGTGCACCGGGTTCCAAAAAGCCTGTCGGTGTAGCTCTGTGGAGTCTCCTCTCtgcctgcctcctccagcagcctTCCTGGTGGGTGAAGGAGGGGTTGAAGGGGCAGGACCCAGTCACCTCAGCTCAGCGGTACCAGGGTGGCTGGTGCCAGGGAGTGCTGTGAGCAGGTGGTGCCACATGCCAGTGAATGTCTGAGGTGACTGAGACTCAGTTTAGGGAGTCACACAGAACATGGCAGTTTGTCAGGTGTCACCAGCGTGTTTGGCACTTAAGCGGGGAGCTGTAACCTGCATTCACCATCACCAGCTGGAGTACAGCCTCCTTCCTCAACCACCAAACTGCCCAGAGTAGAAGCTGGGACATGCAATGCTATTTTCCTCTGTTGTGCTTTCCTGCTTTCCAGTACCCTCTCTTGACTGCTTCAttgtctgcctttcctgcctcCCAGGTGCGGACACGAGGATCGATAAAGCGCAGGCCTCCCTCCCGGAGGTTCCGAAGATCTCTGTCCGAGTACGGGGACGGGGAAGATTTAGTGGTCAGCTTGTCTTCTCCTGAAAATGGTGCCAGGGAAGATGAGGTCTTTGGGCCCAGTGGCAAGACAGAGGAtgcagaaacagggagcaaagacCAAAAGAAACAGGCAGGGTCTGATGAGAAGCCAGCATCAAGGAGAGGATCCAGCAGATCAGAGGATGAAGAAAAAGGGAGCAAAGAGCAGAAGAAACAGGCAGAGTCTGATGAGAAGCCCCCATCAAGGAGAGGATCCAGTAGATCagaagatggggaaaaaagggaaaagcaggCAGAGGAAATTACTCCTTGCAAGAATAACACAGGGAattcagagaaagaagaagtgtGTCATGATGCCCCAGGAGAGGAGAACTCTCCTCAGCCTCTCTCTGGAAACAATGAGTTGTGTGAGGGTTCCCAGGGAGAAGAGCAGCAAAGCACTGCCTGTGAACAAGGAAAGGGGgacaaggagaaggaggaagctgAAGCTGAAACAAaggagagcagtgagagcacagacacacagagaacACCAGACActgaagaaacagcactggCACCTGAACCGCTGCAGGACGCAGTGGGGTTAGAGACTGCCAGTGAGCCTTCAGTGTCAGCCACGCAGGACCAGGGCACAGCGTAGCTGTGACACACAGGTAAGATGGGCCAGCGTGATGATGGCTCCTAAGACACCTGAGGTTTTTGCTGTTAACAGAAATGGCAACTGTGACAGAACACAACAACAATTTTGCTGCTCCCCCCATGTCAAAAGCCTCAGATCTCAGGCCTGCAGAGGCTGTGAGGCAGGGTACTCAAAACGACCAGCCCTCCTGGGTGGTGTTACAGAGAGGATGGAAAAGAAGCAAAGCTGATTCTGGATTCACTATAATGGAGAGGCTCTGCTTACCAGGCACCCTCCTGCATTGCTGTTTTGAAAGCAGTTTGAAAGTACTTGCAGTAAAAAGCACATTTCCCCAGCAGTAACCATGTATACACTGTATCAGTATGATTccttatatatacatatttatatgtGTGCACACGTTGTTGTATGTATacatgtgtacatatatattcCCTATGTGTTCAGCTTGTTAGCTTTGCCAGCAAACCCGGGGCACACCAGTTTCATGGCCAGTTCTGGAAGTGTGCAAGCACAGGGGCCTTTGCCACTTGAAATAAAAGGATTTCTGCTGGCTAAAGCAGGACTTGTTCATGCACCTTCTTGTGTGTTCTGTAACCAGTGATAACAGAACCACAGATGCCTGAGGATGTGTCTCATCCCACCTCAACCACCTCCTCTTCAAATGCTTCCTTGGTTTggcaaggagcagctgaaggaaggattctggtgctgaggctgcagctcaCCTTTGCCTCCTAGCACAGAAACCAGCAAAGTACCCCCAGGacttcccagcactgcctttgCTTAGACCCgtgattatttttcattatttccttACGTATTTTCCCCTCTCAGAAGGACACATCCAATCAGGGCAGAGGAGACTTAAGATGTGGATAGGAGCCATCTAACCCAATCAGTGTGGAAGCTACTGGAAAACCTTCAgtggcaggagaggagcagaatGCAGAAATCCCCTGAGGTCCAGACTTCATCACAGAGCTGAGTGGCCACTTGCTGCCTCTCTGCTTTGCACCATCATATTTTGGGACAGCTGGAACAAGACACTGTTTGCAATCTCTTCGGAGTTCAAAACTCAGGTGTTGGCTGGCGTTCCTTGGTGATATTTGGGGACTGAGAGACCTGACACCCACTGTCCTGGAGCCAGCAGCCACCACCACTCACGGTCCTTCTGCTTCTTCGTCCTGCTccaaaatgtctttttcttctcccctgCATTGGTCTTAGATGAAGTTCATCAGTTACGTACATACATACACGTATGGTGCCTTTTTGGTTGCTTCTTTTAAAGTACTTTGGGCCTTAAAACTTCAGTAAATAATGTTTTAATGATAGGAAACAGTATGTTTTCTCCATATGTGCTGTTTGGCAGACAATGTGAACCCTGAACACGGGAAAACTCCTAGAACGTGGatcataaaaatacaaaatcccTTTGGAGTGGGGCTGATCTGTGAAACAGCCACCTGTGGTAGGCTGGTGGGTCCTGTGTGCTTCAGCTTTGGGGTGCTTTTAAGTGTGGTGAAAAGTGACAGCCAGCAGACTGTAGGCAAAGAAAAGATGTGCTGAGTAGGTCAACAGGGCAAGTTCTCTTATCTGGTTCTTGGCTCCAGTCCAGATTTAGAAGGGCTGCTTGTCCAGTCTTTCTCACTTCCAGATCTTATCCAATCTTTTTTGAAACTTTTACTGTCATGAGTGGCCACCAAGAGCCACTCATGACAGAAAGCATCCCAGCTTCCTGGAAACAGCCGATGAATTTTGTGCAGGTCAAAGAAGTAGTCTTAGCTGGCTGAGTTTCCAGTGGCATTGCCTGGCTGAATTGGCAAAGCTCAGGCAGCCAGTCCCTCCTAAGTACTTATGCACTGTACTAGATTGGCATTTACTCTTGGGCTACTAAAAGTCACGGGTTAGCAGTGACTATGATTTCAGTCTGGAGAGTACTTGGGGGAAGGTGGATGTCAGACCCTCACTTGACCAGTTTCCTGACAGCAGTACCTGAAGCTGTGTTGGCTACGCTGAACAAAATGTCCACAGTGTGACGTGGACATGTGGACAAGTCTGGGCTCACTGGGCTCCAGTGAGCCAGACTTGTCAAAAGCTGAGGCATCAGCCAGATGTTAGGCATTGTGAATGGTCAGGGGTCAGTGCTTAAAGCTGCTGCCAGCCACCTGGTACCCAGCAGCATAGACACGGCTGCAGGGACCAGGGCAGAACATTCTGCTCGTCCTCATCCCTCCCAAAGCTCCTTCTAGCAAACGTGAAGCTGAGCAGGGTCAGAGGCTTGGCTTGTCCCTACCTCTCTGTAGAGGCACAAGCATTTCACACCACACAGCTCACACATCTGTCCTCTGGCAGGCTCTGCAACAAAGCAGTGTTCCAAACCTTTCTGTCTGATATCCCCTTTCTGTTCACTAGCTCTAAAATCTCACGGGAAGAAGAGGCTCTGTGCCCTGCCTTTGTTTTTCCCACGTGAAAGCACCGAGGCCGCACTTGCTGAGAGCCAGCAGCGCTTGCCCTCCTGCATATCATGGGCTTGTTGGTAAACAAGACCTCCACACCCTTTTGAGCCATGCTGTGGAGCACTGTTGTTTTTGAATCCATTTTAATCTGCTTGCTATAGCTTGTATTCCAGGGCAGGCTGGAATCACTGGCTGTCCCCTGTTTCTTCTCTCAGCAGACTGTCCCATCTGGATGTGAGTGGTTGTGCCTTACTGTACATACAGATAATATGTGTGCCTGTTTAGagaatgtgtatgtgtgtcccgAGCACGGGAATGGAAATCCGAGGGAGAGACAGAATAAATAAATGGTggaataaaaacaaagcaaaacaaaaatgtgtgtgttttgtttcctCCTAGAAAGATGAAGAAGCTGAGGAAGCATGGGCAGCTGGTAGCAGCAGACAGAACAGGGGTGAGATTTCCACTGGCATTAGGACTTCAACATTTTAATTTGAGAGAGCAGCTACTGAGGAATAGGGAGGAATAGGACTTTCTGAAAGTCTGCGATGCAGAGGCGTGGAAACATGAGGATGACAGGAAGCATTAGCAGGACAGAGCACATCAGAGACAAGCGGGATTTGAACCAGGAGAGTGCTGTGGGCTCAGAACCCCAAAGGCGATGCCTGTGGCTCCCGTGGGTGCTTGTCCTGCCCGTGGATCAgccccgggagcggccgcgcaCACCCGGGATGCGCGGGGACCGAGGGCAGTGGTGCGGCACCCCCCGGCACCGCCAGGGGGCGCACCGCACGGCGCGGCCCGGGACGAACCAAagccgcgggggggtggggggggtgtcCTATTCCCCCGCTTCCCCATCCCCTGGGAGCGAGCTCGCCCGGCTTCCAGCGCCACGGCGGGCGCggagtgggagtgggaatgggagttGGAATGGGAAGGCTGGGTTATTCCTGCGCCCCTCGGATGAGCgcgggagcgcgggggaaaGGAGCGGAGCGCCGCGGGGGCCGCTGCTCCCCCCGCGGGGGCGCGGAATGACTGCTAACGTGCAGAGCCGTAGGGTCGGGGGAAGGGCGATGCCAGGGATTAATCccctgggaagggagggagggggcgaGCAGGGAGAAATGGCCGCAAGCCCCGCAGTTCGGGAGAGCAGCGATGTGCTCCGGAGCGCTGGGCAAAGCCGCTGGCAGTGCGGTGCTGGCCGGGAAGGACAGACCCACACAGGCAGCAGACCCGCACAGGCCGTGGCGCGGCGGCCAGGCCGGGAGGAGGCGGGACGGCAGTGAAGTGCCGAGCTGGGAGAGCACCAACAGAGCGGCTCGTTGGTCTAGGGGTATGATTCTCGCTTCGGGTGCGAGAGGTCCCGGGTTCAAATCCCGGACGAGCCCGCGGAGGAGGGGGTGCGGTAGCGCCTCCTATTTTGCCGCCGCGGGGCCCTCCTGCGGTTTTGCGCCTCAGGCTCACCCGCAGCGGGGGCGGGGATGGCgccggagcggggctggggcggcACGGCCGCGGGGTGCCGAGGTAGAGCCGCTCGGAACGGAGAGGAGCGGCCCCGCAGCGCCGTCTCGGTGAGGGCGAAGGTGGGAGtgtgccggggaaaaatgggagtcCCCACGCGAGACGAGGAGGAGCGGCCGCTCCCTGGTGAGTTATTAACGCTTTTTCTTGCGCTAAAAAGGAACAAGTGGGTCTCGTTGTCAGTCCCGCGCGTGTCCCTTCGCTTCGCTGCTgcggaaaaggaagaaaattcaaggaaaaaaaaaaaaaaaaagcttgggcTCGTCCGGGATTTGAACCCGGGACCTCTCGCACCCTAAGCGAGAATCATACCCCTAGACCAACGAGCCGCCGCGAGGagcttttcctctcccctgcccaggaGCGCTTCGTTGGCGCCGCGCAGCCGCTGCGTGGGACCGCTCCGGCCGGACCCCATTCCCGCGGTGTTCCCTGTTCCTGAGCGGGCGCACGCGCTGTTCCTGTGGCTGCCGGCGCTCCCCGGGTTCCTGCCGGGCACCGCGGCAGCCCTGTCGTCCCGTGGGTGCAAAAGCTGCTCGTACGTGGCGAGCTATCGACCGCGACAGCCAGACCACAAACCCCAGCGCGATGAGGGGAAATTCGTGGTTCATCTCCATAATTTCAAGCTGTACCGCAGCCAAGTAGTGGCAACGTTACTTTCCTAACTTGGAGATGACGATTTTACGCAGACCTGCTTAAATAGAGAGTCTTTGAACGCTGATGCAGGTCAGGGTAGAGGTCAGTGCTACCTTGGCTTGTGCCTCCATACAGCAACAGCCACTACACTAATTTTGCCTATATTCCAGTATATTCCAAGAAGTTGGAGAGATAGGAGGGAGAGACGGGAAGGCAAATTGCTTCCATTTTATGTGCTTTCTTATGTATCAAGGTTATCAGGAAGACTCGTGACTGAAATTGTTCCTTAGCATCCATTCAGCACTGCTCATCATTCCTGTCCTTTTCCATCCTAAGTTTTCCTCAGAACACTTACCCTTGCATAGTGGGTGACCCAAGACATTCTTCTTAATAAAATTATGGAAAAGCTGAGTTATGGAAGAcaagactgagaggggatctcatcaATATATATAGATATCTCAAAGGAGAATGGTGCCAGGctgttttcagtggtgcccagtgacaggacaaggagcaatggccaGAAACTAAATCATAAGAAGTTCcactcaacatgaggaagaacttctttgtGCTAAGGGGCCAGaccactggaacagctgcccagggagggcatGGATTCTCCTGTCCTGGAGACATTTAAACCCCACCTGGACATTTCTCTGTGTAATCTGCTtgaggtgaccctgccttggcagaggggttgggctggatgatctccagaggtcccttccagccccaacaactctgtgactctgtgacaAATAGTTCCCAAACTCTTCAAGGTCCACATGCAATtactgtgctgctgccagctcttgagttttgaaaaaaaaatcacatttctagTTAACCAAGTAAACATGAATTGGCATTATCTGCTAGTCACAGTTTCTCCCaacttgcagaagaaaaaataacgTTGTAGTAGACACCCAATGCTTTCTTGTACAAATAgagcctgggtttttttttctttctctctcattttcttCTATTACTAATTCAAAATTAgtgttttgggtgggatttttttcaggagTGCATATCTTTGCACACTAAACAGTGTATACTGTACAATTCCTCTAGGATGTACAGAGATGCAGGCTAAAGAGAAAACAATCAAAaccattaaaaatgtaaaatcagTCTGAATATATTTGCTTCTCTACCTAGAAGTTATTACCCCTTTTTAATAACATCAAAATCCTGCTTGCTCTCTGTGGTAAGCTACTAGAGACCTCtccaaaacagcaggaaaacaaaggtCTGAATTTCTAACATAAACAACAGCCatgaaaaaatatgtttaaCATCTTCCCCAGTGATACACACAGGTTTAGCTATTCCTTTTGTGAtaagcagaagcaaaaaaaaaaaaagaagaaaagtgtttttccttctgttgtgAGACTGAATGCTGATGTTACTGTGTGTGAGAAAGCTCAGAAACGAGTTGAGCAACTTGAGGCTGCTGTGGCCTGAGCAGTCCTGCCCTGTCACTGCTGCTTGCCTCAGGGGGAATGGATTTAGCCCGAAGAGAAGTAACAACTCCCAGCTCTTCATACgcagactgaaaaaaatcagtttgccGCCAGCTCAGTGAGCTGAATTTCTAAGAAATTTGGTAAATACCAGTGTTGTCACTAGACAGAGTGGAGTTACACAGCTAGAAGGAAGAAGATGCAATATATGTTCCTCAGGACAAATCGAGTTGTCCCAGCACCCTACTTCCTTTCTGGAAGTAGCAGAAGAGAATAATTTGGTAATATCTATCTGGATAAAGAATGTTCTGCCGTAAGTAGACCAGATACTCCACCAGATGTTCTCTGTAGGGAACATCTGTATTACTACACAACAAACAGGGCAGTCAGGGCTGTTCCTGTGGCAATGTGATCTCAGCTCTGTCGGGGGAGGGAAAGTGTGAGTAAGGGGTACATGTGGCCAGACCAGGTTTATTAGTACACAAAAAGGGAACATGGGAGCTCTGTGAAGGACAGTCAATTTGAGAACAAGAAAaatgcaatattaaaaaaaaaaaccctctaggATTATTACCTTGCAAAAATTCTTAGAAGGGTAAAGCTTGGCCTGTTCAGAGGAGTGAATGTTTTTGAGCTGTGCAGTACTGCAGGACCTGGAGATAAACAGTGAGCTCTGGGTACTGAGGTGTTTCCATGCTGGTAAGAGCACTTCCAGCCACCTGGGagagctgtgagggtgggcagagTTTCCATGGGAAAGAAGAGCTCTGAGGAAGTATTGCGGCAAAAAGGGCTTGGAATGAAAAGCTTATCCCTGCCTATCAGTTTCTGCTCCATTTGGAAAGCAGGGATATTGATGAGTTGGCTAAAGACCCACCCCCAAGGCAAGTCAAATGAGGTGCCAACCAAACAAGGTGATATTTCCCTGTAATAGAAAGAGTTGCCTGTGTTGTTGGCATTTATTCCCAAGTGGTGCCCTGGATTTCTGGTAGCCTGGGTTTCTAAAAAACACATACAACAATTAGATGAGGAACATGCTCCAGAGCTTCCCCCTAGGGTATAAATAATGGATGCATAAGCTGTTACATTTTAAATCCCATGAGAGCTGTAAGGTGCTGTCTGGcatcacagctggaaaaaaaaaataatctgcctATGTTTTTGCAGGAGCTTGCTTTGTCACGGCCCTCCTCAGCATGGCACATGGGAGTGGGCCTTTCCTGTGGCCTCTTTCACCTGCAGATGTGATGAGGTGGCCAGAGAGTGGCAGAGAAACTGGTGGCACAGGCATCTGGGAGAGGACCAGCATCCATGGAGcactgggcaggagcagagcacccCGCAGGCCTCTGGAGGCTCAGGGATGCGGTGAGCAATAGCCTTGAGGTATGACTCAGCTTGTGCAGCTTCTTTAAAATGCATGGTTAGGAAAACACGGCACAACAAAGAGGTTCTCAGAAGcaaggaggaagagggaaggatgAAAGCTTGGTCTCAGGTGGTGTGTAACAGCTGGGAGTCCAGTCAGCAAGCCGAGGGAAATTCCAAGCAGGTATTTTCAGGCGAAAGGCAAAGATGGTTGCGTGATTGGTGCAGCAGGAGAGGTTCGGAAGGAGCCTGTGCTTACAGGCAATGCAGGCCGAAACAGGCTCTCTGAGCTAACAGGGAACAACGGGCAGGACTTCTGTGGAGGCAGGAGGAACCACCACTGTCTGTGCTCAGAGctcacagcagcgctctcccgCTTCCCTTGGGACAAACCGGCACCATAAGGATCGCCTGGGGGAACTCAAGGCTGGCAGAGGGGTGGGGCACTAAGTGAGCACTGGGATCTGCTCCCGCTGTGACTTCCCTGTTGGAAACTGGGCCGAGTGATGCACGGCAGGAGGCTTCCATAGCTGAGAGTGCTTGGGagaccacaccacaccacatcACAGTCATCAAACCTCTGTGGTCCCTGTGGGCTACagccaccccacagctcctgtggtgtTCCTGACTACGGGAAGCACAACTCCCCTGGAGTGACTGCCAGTTTATTTGCAGATGGGCTCAGTGCCAGCTGGGCCCATCGGTACCGTGCCTCCGAAGGCATTTGGGTAAGCGTCCCGCACTGCAGGGTAACTGCGGACAGCGCCAGAGCCCGAGGCAGCCCTGTGAGgagcggctgggggagctgggggggctcagcctggagaacaggaggctccggggggacCTCATCGCTCtttacagctccctgaaaggagcCAGGTGGGGTTCGGCTTCATCTCCCAGGGAAccactgacaggacaaggggacacggcctcaagctgcaccaggggaggttcaggctggacatcagaaggaattttttcacagaaaggttGATGAAACCTTGGGATGGGCTAcccagggaggtgctggagagGTGTTTCAGGAAAGACTAGACGTGGCAGTCAGTGCCGTGCTCTAGCTGATATGGTGGTGTTGGGTCACAGGTTGGgctcgatgatctcagaggtcttttccagcctcactGAGTGGGTGATTCCGTGATTCAGCGTTTATGTGACGCCCGGGATGCAccggccgggagcggcccccGCACCGTCCGCGCCCCCCGCTGCACCGCCCGCCGGCCGCGGGGGGGCGCCAGCCACGCGCCCGGCTGGGGGCCGGAACAGCGCGTTCCCTGCTCCCATAGGTTATTTGGCCTTGACTGATGGCTCCTCTACCCAATCCCCGTGgagcggcggggcagggcgcGGGCGGGGCGAGCGGCGCGCGGGGGGTGTGTGTGACTGACGgcggcggcagccaatgggcgGGCGGGGcagggggcgggggcgggcccgcgggggccgggggcggaCAATGAGGGCGCCGCGGGGAGGTGGCGGCGGCTGGAAGATGGCGGCGGGCGGAGGCAGCGCGGGGCGGCCCTGCGCGGCGTGGCTGCTGATCGCCGCCGCCCTCAGCGCCGGTGAGTGATGAGGGACCGAGGGAGGGCCGGCCGCCGGTTCGGCTCTTTAACGCCGCTCCCGGGGCGGAGGGCGGATCCGCAAGAAGGGCACGGCTGTGCCGTTCGCTGCCCACCCGGTTCGGAGCCGGGCTGGCGGCGGCCGAGGAACCCCGTCCTCAGCGGGGGAAGGGTCGGTGTGCCGGGGACAAAGCCTCCGGGAGCCGGCatgggcagggaaggggtgcCGCGGTGCCAGGGCAGTGATGCGCGGCGGCCCCCTGTCTGCGCTGGTTCCATAGAATCCATTAGCTTGGAAAAGATCCCTGAGATCATCGAGCCCAGCCTGGGACCCAGCACCACCATGGGTTCTTCACTCCGGGGACGCCGGTGGCCTTTGTTGAGAGAGCCACGGGGTGACCGATGAGTGGGGACGCTGGGGTTGTGGTAAATGACGTGATTCGGTCAGTGGCGAAGTATTTGGGTGGAAGGGGAATTATGTCAGTCAGATGATGCGGTTATGACTCGTATAGGTGGAGAGCAAGTGCGGAATCACAGAACAGgtcgggttggaagggaccacagtggggtcatctggtccaacctccctccTCGGGCAGGGTCatctcagagcacatggcacaggattgcgtCCAGATGGTTCTGGAATATTTCCAGTGAGGAATACAAGGCTGTGGAGCGGTAGGAATAGCAAGAGATGCTTAAATCTGCTGTGGCTCATGTTCTCAGAGGGCAGAGGGTTCCACACATCAGTTGGACACGAAAAGTTACACACATGCCAGCTCCGTGTGTGTAGATGCTGGGCATGGACAGTGAGTGACTATCCAGTACATATATACCCAGAACATCCCGTGATGGATATTTTGGGTTGGCAGCACGTGCTTAGTGGCTAAAACTTTGTGAAATACTTCAGTAGGAGACATTAAAGAAGCCTCCTCAGTTCATATGTCTGGAAAACTGTAAAATTGTAAGTCTGTCTGGGAAGAAGTTTATTAAGACACTGCTGAGTGGTAAGGAACTTAAAACGTAtttcacagaattttaaaatggtttgggttggaacaaACATTAAAGATGATCTTATTCCAATCccactgccatggacagggacgtGTTCCgttagaccagattgctcagagccccatccagcctgaccttgaacacgTCCAGGAATGGAGCATCCACGGGTTCCCTggtcagcctgttccagtgcttcccT
Encoded here:
- the RCSD1 gene encoding capZ-interacting protein isoform X3 translates to MCSHSAQNRPAETSSEVDKSASPSVAQLAGKFKEQAANIPGKEKRSPNACPIPKVKVKSSPMIEKLQANLAFAPAALLPGVSPKSPGLKVLVSPFSTPPSTPTSPGAQSQPSETPVSFDQPPESTQLQFYNKVRTRGSIKRRPPSRRFRRSLSEYGDGEDLVVSLSSPENGAREDEVFGPSGKTEDAETGSKDQKKQAGSDEKPASRRGSSRSEDEEKGSKEQKKQAESDEKPPSRRGSSRSEDGEKREKQAEEITPCKNNTGNSEKEEVCHDAPGEENSPQPLSGNNELCEGSQGEEQQSTACEQGKGDKEKEEAEAETKESSESTDTQRTPDTEETALAPEPLQDAVGLETASEPSVSATQDQGTA
- the RCSD1 gene encoding capZ-interacting protein isoform X1: MCSHSAQNRPAETSSEVDKSASPSVAQLAGKFKEQAANIPGKEVPPHKPTRRKPPCSLPLYSHKTETSDNDEQKRSPNACPIPKVKVKSSPMIEKLQANLAFAPAALLPGVSPKSPGLKVLVSPFSTPPSTPTSPGAQSQPSETPVSFDQPPESTQLQFYNKVRTRGSIKRRPPSRRFRRSLSEYGDGEDLVVSLSSPENGAREDEVFGPSGKTEDAETGSKDQKKQAGSDEKPASRRGSSRSEDEEKGSKEQKKQAESDEKPPSRRGSSRSEDGEKREKQAEEITPCKNNTGNSEKEEVCHDAPGEENSPQPLSGNNELCEGSQGEEQQSTACEQGKGDKEKEEAEAETKESSESTDTQRTPDTEETALAPEPLQDAVGLETASEPSVSATQDQGTA
- the RCSD1 gene encoding capZ-interacting protein isoform X2, translated to MENRPAETSSEVDKSASPSVAQLAGKFKEQAANIPGKEVPPHKPTRRKPPCSLPLYSHKTETSDNDEQKRSPNACPIPKVKVKSSPMIEKLQANLAFAPAALLPGVSPKSPGLKVLVSPFSTPPSTPTSPGAQSQPSETPVSFDQPPESTQLQFYNKVRTRGSIKRRPPSRRFRRSLSEYGDGEDLVVSLSSPENGAREDEVFGPSGKTEDAETGSKDQKKQAGSDEKPASRRGSSRSEDEEKGSKEQKKQAESDEKPPSRRGSSRSEDGEKREKQAEEITPCKNNTGNSEKEEVCHDAPGEENSPQPLSGNNELCEGSQGEEQQSTACEQGKGDKEKEEAEAETKESSESTDTQRTPDTEETALAPEPLQDAVGLETASEPSVSATQDQGTA